In Thermobaculum terrenum ATCC BAA-798, one genomic interval encodes:
- a CDS encoding carbohydrate ABC transporter permease, with product MATTETTATRAKVKGGVSAYRLRFYLGLIITNIVMLMIVVLTAIPYIYMAFSAFKRNDEIFGTPLTIWPRVWVWDNMQRLLSEFPYGRWYLNTAIVAGVGTVLSVLLASLAGYAFAKYNFRGRNLLFTLMLLTLLIPFQVLLVPQFQIIRALGWFNTYQALIVPGAVTAFGIFLMRQYTIGVPDELLDAARIDGASEFGIWWRVVLPLVRPGLAVLAILSFTGLWNDFFWPLIVTTNPSMFVINLGLASLVGPYDYQYGILLSGALLASLPVIVVFFIFQRQFIEGLTAGAIKGF from the coding sequence ATGGCAACTACTGAGACGACCGCAACCAGGGCAAAGGTCAAGGGAGGCGTCTCGGCCTACAGGCTGAGGTTCTACCTGGGCCTGATCATCACCAACATCGTCATGCTGATGATAGTGGTGCTCACGGCCATCCCCTACATCTACATGGCGTTCAGCGCCTTCAAGCGCAACGACGAGATCTTCGGCACGCCCCTCACGATCTGGCCGCGCGTGTGGGTGTGGGACAACATGCAGCGGCTCCTCTCGGAGTTCCCGTACGGCCGGTGGTACCTCAACACCGCGATCGTCGCGGGCGTGGGCACGGTCCTCTCGGTGCTGCTCGCGTCGCTGGCGGGCTACGCCTTCGCCAAGTACAACTTCCGGGGCCGCAACCTGCTGTTCACGCTGATGCTGCTGACCCTGCTCATACCGTTCCAGGTGCTGCTCGTGCCCCAGTTCCAGATCATACGGGCGCTAGGCTGGTTCAACACCTATCAGGCGCTGATAGTGCCCGGCGCCGTGACCGCCTTCGGCATCTTCCTGATGCGCCAGTACACCATAGGCGTGCCCGACGAGCTGCTTGATGCCGCCCGGATAGACGGCGCCAGCGAGTTCGGCATATGGTGGAGGGTAGTGCTGCCGCTGGTGAGGCCGGGGCTGGCAGTGCTGGCCATATTGTCCTTCACCGGCCTGTGGAACGACTTCTTCTGGCCGCTGATCGTGACCACTAACCCCTCGATGTTCGTCATCAACCTGGGGCTGGCATCCCTCGTGGGGCCCTACGATTACCAGTACGGGATCCTGCTCTCTGGCGCGCTGCTGGCATCCCTGCCCGTGATAGTCGTGTTCTTCATCTTCCAGAGGCAGTTCATCGAGGGCCTGACCGCCGGGGCCATCAAGGGCTTCTAA
- a CDS encoding hydantoinase/oxoprolinase family protein, translated as MRARIGIDVGGTFTKAVLLDSESGRLLRKVTVPTTHDADTGVARGVVQAFRRVLAAGDVSPGDVELVVLSTTQAVNALLEGDVATVGIVAIGRAGEQRQVIKRTRMDRIRLSPDKDLRLLHRFLASEDASDRSKVEQALLSLVEEGAEAVVASGAFSVEDPSDESRVLEAARRLELPATAGHEMSGLYGLEVRTVTAAVNASILPKMARTITWVEHSMRETGLTSPLMVMHGDLEVTGLAEARRRPVSTVLSGPAASVAGALLYHRVLHGLFVEVGGTSTNVGVVRNGRPASKYVSIMDHPTCLKSVDVRVAGVAGGSLVRLRRGKLSDVGPRSAHIAGLPYPSFVDPARLRDLRLVTIAPRPGDSPDYAVVESAAGERFALTLTDAANALGIVPAGDYALGRRESARRALEPLAEYLGVSVDEAASRMLDLAASKVLPTIKELREEYKLGDCPLLGLGGGASVLVPWLAKKLDMSHQVVPNAEVISSIGVAMAPVGVELERSLGRDDPELLSRWVREAERAAVAAGADPETVRVTVEPVPERSAVRLRAVGSAYARRDGWTSLDAEAARGLAARALGQTPSSIALIYENAHFRVFQGEIVRRLGPFRRVRRPIAVVDREGAVLFTASDGSWQCYNWSDIDSCKLPVGDGKGGLLSSPPRVAVLWGGNLLDLPLGMSGQLREVVRSLRPTDASEPILVLAGSSSDAR; from the coding sequence TTGAGAGCCAGGATAGGGATAGACGTGGGCGGCACCTTCACGAAGGCCGTGCTGCTGGACAGCGAGAGCGGCAGGTTGCTCCGCAAGGTCACGGTGCCCACCACGCACGACGCCGACACCGGGGTGGCCCGGGGCGTCGTGCAGGCCTTCCGGCGCGTGTTGGCGGCCGGCGACGTGAGCCCCGGGGACGTGGAGCTCGTGGTGCTCAGCACCACTCAGGCGGTGAACGCCCTGTTGGAGGGGGACGTGGCCACCGTGGGGATCGTGGCCATCGGCAGGGCCGGGGAGCAGCGGCAGGTGATCAAGCGCACCCGCATGGACAGGATACGCCTGTCGCCGGACAAGGACCTGCGGCTGCTGCACAGGTTCCTGGCCTCCGAGGACGCCTCCGACCGCTCGAAGGTGGAGCAAGCCCTGCTCTCCCTCGTGGAGGAGGGAGCGGAGGCCGTGGTGGCCAGCGGGGCCTTCAGCGTGGAGGACCCCTCGGACGAGTCCCGGGTGCTGGAGGCCGCCCGTCGCCTCGAGCTGCCCGCCACCGCCGGCCACGAGATGAGCGGCCTCTACGGCCTCGAGGTGCGCACGGTCACCGCAGCGGTCAACGCCAGCATCCTGCCCAAGATGGCCCGCACCATCACCTGGGTGGAGCACAGCATGCGCGAGACCGGGCTCACATCCCCCCTGATGGTGATGCACGGGGACCTAGAGGTCACGGGGCTTGCGGAGGCCCGTAGGCGTCCCGTATCGACGGTGCTCTCTGGGCCGGCGGCCAGCGTGGCCGGCGCCCTGCTGTACCACAGGGTGCTGCACGGTCTGTTCGTAGAGGTGGGGGGCACCAGCACGAACGTAGGGGTGGTCAGGAACGGGCGCCCCGCCTCCAAGTACGTGAGCATCATGGATCACCCCACCTGCCTGAAGTCGGTCGACGTCCGCGTGGCCGGCGTTGCGGGGGGAAGCCTCGTCCGCTTGAGGCGCGGGAAGCTGAGCGACGTCGGTCCCAGGAGCGCCCACATCGCCGGCCTGCCGTATCCCAGCTTCGTGGACCCCGCCCGGCTGAGGGACCTCAGGCTGGTCACGATAGCCCCGCGGCCGGGGGACTCGCCGGACTACGCAGTGGTGGAATCCGCCGCGGGGGAGAGGTTCGCTCTCACCCTCACAGACGCGGCCAATGCCCTGGGGATCGTGCCCGCAGGCGACTACGCGCTCGGCCGCCGCGAGTCGGCGCGCAGGGCCCTCGAGCCCCTGGCAGAGTACCTGGGGGTATCGGTGGATGAGGCCGCGAGCCGGATGCTGGACCTGGCCGCCTCCAAGGTGTTGCCCACCATCAAGGAGCTGCGCGAGGAGTACAAGCTGGGTGATTGCCCCCTGCTGGGCCTGGGGGGTGGGGCCAGCGTGCTCGTACCATGGCTAGCGAAGAAGTTGGATATGTCGCACCAAGTGGTGCCCAACGCCGAGGTCATATCCTCCATAGGGGTAGCAATGGCGCCTGTGGGGGTGGAGCTTGAGCGCAGCCTGGGGCGGGACGACCCTGAGCTGCTGAGCCGCTGGGTGCGCGAGGCCGAGAGGGCCGCTGTGGCGGCGGGGGCCGATCCAGAGACGGTGCGTGTGACCGTGGAGCCCGTGCCGGAGAGGTCGGCCGTGAGGCTCCGGGCCGTGGGCTCGGCCTACGCCCGCAGGGATGGCTGGACCAGCCTGGACGCGGAAGCCGCCAGGGGGCTGGCCGCGAGGGCCTTGGGGCAGACACCGAGCTCGATCGCGCTGATCTACGAGAACGCGCACTTTCGGGTGTTCCAGGGCGAGATCGTCAGGCGCCTGGGGCCGTTCCGTCGGGTGCGCAGGCCCATAGCCGTGGTGGACAGGGAGGGAGCAGTGCTCTTCACGGCCTCAGACGGCAGCTGGCAATGCTACAATTGGAGTGACATAGATAGCTGCAAGCTCCCGGTGGGCGATGGCAAAGGCGGCCTGCTGTCCTCACCTCCCAGGGTGGCCGTGCTGTGGGGAGGCAACCTGCTGGACCTGCCGCTAGGCATGTCGGGGCAGCTGCGCGAGGTGGTGCGCTCACTTCGCCCAACAGATGCCTCCGAGCCCATCTTGGTGCTTGCAGGATCTTCGAGCGATGCGAGGTAG
- the uvsE gene encoding UV DNA damage repair endonuclease UvsE, which translates to MRLGFAVKVLGRPGLKSDDSRRWMNSPHLRVSLGYLEAIFDYLQERRICMYRISSNIAPYITHPEMPQFHHQIEECAEEIEKLGRKARALNLRLSMHPSQYIVLNSPREEVHLAAVMALEYHARFLDAMGLGPEAVVVIHGGGAYGDKRAAMDRFVRRYLELPERVRRRLVVENDEKVFSVSDVLWLHERTGAPVVFDHLHHRVHDPDGWQTREAVAACLATWPQGVVPKVHFSSPRTEPRSTERGESDPLPWQHGDWIDAWEFAGFLRECEGLAFDVMLEAKKKDLALLRLREELRGMGMDVDCCDAERG; encoded by the coding sequence ATGCGATTAGGCTTTGCAGTCAAGGTGCTGGGCAGGCCGGGACTGAAGAGCGACGACTCCCGCAGGTGGATGAACTCCCCCCACCTGCGGGTGAGCCTGGGTTACCTGGAGGCCATATTCGACTACCTGCAGGAGCGGCGCATCTGCATGTACCGCATATCCTCCAACATAGCCCCGTACATCACCCACCCGGAGATGCCTCAGTTCCACCACCAGATAGAGGAGTGCGCCGAGGAGATTGAGAAGTTGGGGCGCAAGGCTCGGGCGCTCAACCTGCGGCTGTCGATGCACCCTTCGCAGTACATCGTGCTCAACTCGCCGCGGGAGGAGGTGCACCTAGCGGCGGTGATGGCACTCGAGTACCACGCGCGCTTCCTGGATGCCATGGGGCTTGGCCCTGAGGCAGTGGTAGTGATCCACGGAGGCGGGGCCTACGGGGATAAGAGGGCAGCAATGGACCGCTTTGTGCGGCGCTACTTGGAGCTGCCGGAAAGGGTGAGGAGACGACTGGTGGTGGAGAACGACGAGAAGGTCTTCTCGGTGAGCGACGTGTTGTGGTTGCACGAGAGGACGGGAGCGCCCGTGGTGTTCGATCACCTGCACCACCGCGTGCACGATCCCGATGGCTGGCAGACCCGCGAAGCCGTGGCAGCCTGCCTGGCCACCTGGCCCCAGGGGGTGGTGCCGAAGGTCCACTTCAGCAGCCCGCGCACGGAGCCCAGGAGCACGGAGCGCGGGGAGAGCGATCCATTGCCCTGGCAGCACGGCGATTGGATAGACGCGTGGGAGTTCGCCGGGTTCTTGAGGGAGTGCGAGGGGTTGGCCTTCGATGTGATGCTGGAGGCCAAGAAGAAGGACTTGGCGCTGCTGAGGCTGAGGGAGGAGCTGAGAGGCATGGGGATGGATGTCGATTGCTGTGATGCGGAGCGGGGATAA
- a CDS encoding MerR family transcriptional regulator → MIAFSQQLRTSSDVPLYSISTVSERTGVPQGTIRSWERRYGVPRPYRSADGRRLYSERDILCILWLKEQSEAGVPLSRITEIVKEALASATAPMAESEGRLQDVADALYDSLVRLDTWEADRIISSTLTMFGVEATCLRVLQPVLYRIGESWEHQKISVSVEHFCSQFIQMKLMMLLSMYALTGTLGPVITACAPGEQHEIGLLMLAMLLMRRGVRVVHLGADVPIKDLDDMIQHTGARFVCLSASSNTLATRLIEQTGHLRRLLGPRLLYGGYAFVSDPSLADLVQPSRIVMDAVQAADLIREELSRVDASERLKGA, encoded by the coding sequence GTGATAGCTTTCTCGCAACAACTCCGCACGAGCTCGGATGTACCGCTGTACAGCATATCTACGGTGTCTGAGCGCACCGGGGTCCCTCAAGGCACTATCCGCTCATGGGAGAGGAGGTACGGCGTGCCGCGCCCCTACAGGTCGGCGGATGGCAGGCGGCTGTACTCCGAGCGGGACATCCTCTGCATCCTGTGGTTGAAGGAGCAGTCGGAGGCTGGCGTGCCCCTGTCCCGCATCACGGAGATCGTCAAGGAGGCCCTGGCCAGCGCCACTGCCCCCATGGCCGAGAGCGAGGGCAGGCTGCAGGACGTGGCCGACGCCCTCTACGACAGCCTGGTGCGCCTGGACACCTGGGAGGCGGACCGGATCATCTCCAGCACCCTGACGATGTTCGGCGTGGAGGCCACCTGCCTCAGGGTGCTCCAGCCCGTGCTGTACAGGATAGGCGAGAGCTGGGAGCACCAGAAGATCAGCGTCTCGGTGGAGCACTTCTGCAGCCAGTTCATCCAGATGAAGCTCATGATGCTGCTGAGCATGTACGCCCTCACAGGCACGCTGGGACCTGTGATCACCGCCTGCGCGCCCGGTGAGCAGCACGAGATCGGCCTCCTGATGCTGGCGATGCTGCTCATGCGCCGCGGCGTGCGCGTGGTGCATCTGGGGGCGGACGTGCCCATCAAGGACCTCGACGACATGATACAGCATACGGGCGCCCGCTTCGTGTGCCTCTCCGCCTCCTCCAACACGCTGGCCACAAGGCTCATCGAACAGACGGGGCACCTCCGGAGATTGCTTGGTCCCAGGCTGCTCTATGGCGGCTACGCTTTCGTCTCCGATCCTTCCCTGGCAGATCTAGTGCAGCCCTCTAGGATCGTCATGGACGCCGTGCAGGCCGCCGACCTCATCCGCGAGGAGCTCAGCAGGGTCGACGCCTCCGAGAGGCTCAAGGGGGCATAG
- a CDS encoding helix-turn-helix transcriptional regulator, which translates to MYHPTTRVLAALELLQAHGRMTGAELARRLEVDVRTARRYIEMLQDLGIPIEGERGRYGAYRLRPGYKLPPMMFTEDEALALTLGLLLSRRSALGAATPAIESALAKLSRVMPASLQEQVQAVEESLILDVAPAESPPDSSVILTMSLAVHKQQRVRMTYRAWNGEETEREFDPYGLVYRDGRWYTTGYCHLRRAQRLFRLDRVLCIAMLDATFERPEGFDPLQEVVRTIANIPDDWYVEVVLETSMARAQEKIPPVMGTLTESDEGVVLRCHSYDLAWMARFLVGLGYPLVVREPPELRDELRRLAAEIASYAERS; encoded by the coding sequence ATGTACCATCCAACTACCCGCGTCCTGGCAGCCCTCGAGCTCCTGCAGGCTCACGGACGGATGACCGGGGCCGAGCTCGCAAGGCGCCTGGAGGTGGACGTGAGGACCGCCCGCAGATACATAGAGATGCTCCAGGACCTGGGCATCCCGATAGAGGGGGAGCGCGGCCGCTACGGGGCCTACAGGCTGAGGCCGGGGTACAAGCTGCCGCCGATGATGTTCACCGAGGACGAGGCGCTGGCCCTGACCCTGGGCTTGCTCCTGTCCAGGAGGTCGGCGCTGGGCGCCGCCACGCCCGCCATCGAGAGCGCACTGGCCAAGCTGTCCCGGGTCATGCCGGCCAGCTTGCAGGAGCAGGTGCAGGCCGTGGAGGAGAGCCTGATCCTGGACGTTGCACCTGCCGAGAGCCCGCCGGATAGCTCGGTGATACTCACCATGAGCCTGGCGGTGCACAAGCAGCAACGGGTAAGGATGACCTACAGGGCCTGGAACGGCGAGGAGACCGAGCGCGAGTTCGACCCCTACGGGCTTGTGTACCGCGACGGTCGATGGTACACCACGGGTTACTGCCACCTGCGACGGGCACAGCGCCTCTTTCGCCTGGACCGCGTCCTCTGCATAGCTATGTTGGATGCGACATTCGAGCGCCCCGAGGGCTTTGATCCGCTGCAGGAGGTGGTCCGGACCATAGCCAACATACCCGACGATTGGTACGTGGAGGTGGTCCTGGAGACCTCGATGGCGCGTGCCCAGGAGAAGATACCCCCCGTGATGGGGACGCTGACGGAGTCCGATGAGGGGGTGGTGTTGCGTTGCCACAGCTACGATCTGGCATGGATGGCCAGGTTCCTGGTGGGGCTGGGTTACCCGCTCGTCGTAAGGGAGCCACCGGAGCTGAGGGATGAGCTCCGACGTCTGGCTGCGGAGATAGCGAGCTACGCCGAGCGATCTTAG
- a CDS encoding calcium-binding protein — protein MTRKLTGRLATLLMLLAALSMAALATGNSVPPSGLSTSTSSIGPNALKPSQCASLNLTNLLVVNGFGFSPHVPTLILGSSGPDYIFAGIDDDCIVAGAGNDFISGSDGDDIILAGSGADYVNGGPGYDICYGVFDPGDTAVGCEVRLP, from the coding sequence ATGACGCGCAAGCTGACCGGACGCCTGGCGACGCTGCTTATGCTCCTCGCGGCGCTCTCGATGGCCGCCCTGGCCACGGGCAACAGCGTGCCCCCCAGCGGCCTGAGCACATCCACCTCCTCCATCGGCCCCAACGCCCTCAAGCCCTCCCAGTGCGCGTCCCTCAACCTGACCAACCTCCTGGTAGTCAATGGCTTTGGCTTCTCGCCCCACGTCCCCACCCTCATCCTGGGGTCCAGCGGCCCGGATTACATCTTCGCCGGCATCGACGACGACTGCATCGTGGCCGGGGCGGGCAACGACTTCATCAGCGGGAGCGATGGGGACGACATCATCCTGGCCGGGAGCGGCGCCGACTACGTGAACGGCGGTCCGGGGTACGATATTTGCTATGGTGTGTTTGACCCGGGGGACACGGCCGTGGGCTGCGAGGTGCGGCTGCCCTAG
- a CDS encoding Crp/Fnr family transcriptional regulator — protein sequence MAKPATIHTPPSWTLEARRSLLREVPLFAGLSEETVASVAQRLMPRRYLRGEMIFARGMPADAFNLLAEGKVKIVRETEEGRQVILRLIEPKQMFGVSGGWGEMLYPASAYALEDSVVLRLAAWEFNRLLSTHPDLAMSVIRDLGRRLRQAEERILELQTVGVECRLARALLRMLEDSPDGVTINLSRQDLADLTGTTLSTTSRILSSWHRRGIVLAGRERVRVVDLDELEGIALRPSQ from the coding sequence ATGGCCAAGCCAGCCACGATCCATACTCCACCCTCCTGGACCCTCGAGGCGCGCCGGTCGCTGCTGAGGGAGGTGCCGCTGTTTGCTGGGCTTTCGGAGGAGACGGTGGCAAGCGTGGCCCAGCGCCTGATGCCCCGCCGCTACCTACGGGGCGAGATGATCTTCGCGCGCGGCATGCCCGCGGACGCCTTCAACCTCCTGGCGGAGGGCAAGGTGAAGATCGTGCGGGAGACCGAGGAGGGGCGGCAGGTGATCCTCCGCCTGATCGAGCCCAAGCAGATGTTCGGTGTGTCGGGCGGCTGGGGCGAGATGCTGTACCCGGCCAGCGCCTACGCGCTGGAGGACTCGGTGGTCCTGCGCCTGGCGGCTTGGGAGTTCAACAGGCTGCTGTCCACCCACCCCGACCTGGCGATGTCGGTGATACGTGACCTGGGCAGGCGGCTGCGGCAGGCCGAGGAGAGGATCCTCGAGCTGCAGACCGTGGGGGTGGAGTGCAGGCTAGCTCGGGCCCTGCTGCGCATGCTCGAGGACAGCCCGGACGGCGTCACCATCAACCTGTCGCGGCAGGACCTGGCGGACCTCACGGGCACCACTCTCAGCACCACGAGCCGCATACTCAGCTCCTGGCATCGGCGAGGTATCGTGCTGGCGGGCAGGGAGCGCGTGAGGGTGGTCGATCTGGATGAGCTGGAGGGGATCGCCCTCCGCCCCTCGCAGTAG
- a CDS encoding signal peptidase I, translating into MRKVLLPWQLLLLVVLAWWLLPVQLGGRTAYVIVNGNSMYPTLHRGDLVLVRRAESYSPGQIAAYRYPDVGTVIHRVVGTAGDRLIFKGDHNSWTDGYRPTPAEVIGSYWLKIPKIGGLIGNMRSPLEFAILAMVIGAVSLGPAALGARRSASTATRAMPTVGSGLLVAAALSLLLGALAFTRPTRIEAVQEVPYTQAGRFGYTARANPLVYDGGVITTGQPVFRRLVDTLQLRLAYRFSSPQPHEVGGSYKVLAQVGDDSGWRRSIELVPSTPFRGDGFERSFQLDLRRVQQLLAEAQRLTGVQSEQYTLTILAQIATEGTLDGQQFRAQFAPAMAFQMDSLRLQLLQPTEGEATGKSVQAILRVPALETNYLSLGPLRLPVIAARWLATLLLLGSILGLIALQGWSRRLLEQGEHAVIASRWGHALVDVLEPPRAEGIVPLRDLGSLEALLASAPSARLLHARQGDHHYYYVMVDGQTYLYAAEGR; encoded by the coding sequence TTGAGGAAGGTCCTGCTCCCCTGGCAGCTTCTGCTGTTGGTGGTTCTCGCTTGGTGGCTGCTCCCGGTGCAGCTGGGGGGCAGGACCGCCTACGTCATCGTCAACGGCAACAGCATGTACCCCACCCTGCACAGGGGGGACCTCGTGCTCGTGCGCCGCGCCGAGAGCTACTCCCCTGGGCAGATCGCCGCCTACCGCTACCCGGACGTCGGGACGGTCATCCATCGCGTGGTCGGCACTGCGGGCGACCGCCTGATATTTAAAGGAGACCACAACTCCTGGACGGACGGCTACAGGCCCACGCCCGCGGAGGTGATCGGCAGTTACTGGCTGAAGATACCCAAGATCGGAGGTCTAATAGGCAACATGCGCTCTCCCCTCGAATTCGCGATCCTGGCCATGGTGATAGGAGCGGTGTCGCTGGGACCGGCAGCGCTCGGCGCGAGGCGATCCGCCTCCACGGCGACCAGGGCGATGCCCACGGTCGGCAGCGGGCTGCTGGTGGCCGCTGCCCTCTCCCTCCTGCTTGGCGCCCTCGCCTTCACGCGCCCCACGCGCATCGAGGCGGTCCAGGAGGTGCCCTACACCCAGGCCGGCAGGTTCGGTTACACCGCCCGGGCGAACCCATTGGTGTACGATGGCGGGGTGATCACCACAGGGCAGCCCGTCTTCCGCAGGCTGGTGGATACCCTGCAGCTGCGGCTGGCCTACCGCTTCTCCTCCCCTCAGCCCCACGAAGTAGGGGGCAGCTACAAAGTGCTAGCCCAAGTCGGCGACGATAGTGGGTGGAGGAGGAGCATCGAGCTAGTGCCATCTACTCCCTTCCGAGGAGACGGCTTTGAGAGGAGCTTCCAGCTCGACCTGCGCCGCGTCCAGCAGCTGCTGGCTGAGGCCCAGCGGCTGACCGGGGTGCAGAGTGAGCAGTACACCCTGACGATCCTGGCCCAGATAGCCACGGAGGGTACGCTCGACGGGCAACAGTTCAGGGCCCAATTCGCCCCCGCCATGGCTTTCCAGATGGACTCGCTCCGCCTGCAGCTGTTGCAGCCCACGGAGGGCGAGGCCACGGGCAAGTCGGTGCAGGCGATTCTGCGGGTGCCCGCCCTGGAGACCAACTACCTCTCGCTGGGGCCGTTGCGCCTGCCGGTGATCGCCGCCAGGTGGCTGGCGACGCTGCTCCTGCTAGGCTCTATCCTTGGGCTGATCGCCCTCCAGGGCTGGTCGCGCCGGCTGCTGGAGCAGGGGGAGCACGCCGTGATAGCCTCGCGCTGGGGGCACGCGCTGGTGGACGTGCTGGAGCCCCCCAGGGCAGAGGGGATCGTGCCCCTGCGCGACCTGGGCAGCCTGGAGGCACTGCTGGCTAGCGCCCCGAGCGCCAGGCTCCTCCACGCTCGGCAGGGAGACCACCACTACTACTACGTGATGGTCGACGGCCAGACCTATCTGTACGCCGCGGAGGGGCGATGA
- a CDS encoding carbohydrate ABC transporter permease, whose amino-acid sequence MAATTYHTSWWRRNERKIAPYLFIAPFWILFLVFGLYPIVYSLYLSFFKGFGFEEKTFFGLGNYIHLFQDERYIKAVINTTYFAAGSVFILSPLALILALVVNSRLVPGQLKSFYKAMLFFPVITSAVVIAIIFARVLDQQYGLLNALLRWFGLGPYGWLTDPKFVMPSFIIMAIWTYLGINMLYWIAGLTGISRELYEAAYTDGANKWQAFWHITLPLLRPVTLFVVIQAIVGSYNLFAQPLLLTNGGPSDASLTITLYLYNQGFVYFNVGYASAIAYSMVVILLILSLLNIYLFRGYSTEA is encoded by the coding sequence ATGGCTGCAACGACTTATCACACCAGCTGGTGGAGGCGCAACGAGCGGAAGATAGCGCCCTACCTGTTTATAGCCCCATTCTGGATCCTGTTCCTGGTGTTCGGGCTGTACCCCATCGTGTACTCGCTGTACCTGAGCTTCTTCAAGGGCTTCGGGTTCGAGGAGAAGACCTTCTTCGGCCTGGGCAACTACATCCACCTGTTCCAGGATGAGCGGTACATCAAGGCGGTGATCAACACCACCTACTTCGCGGCGGGCAGCGTCTTCATCCTGTCGCCTCTGGCGCTGATCCTGGCGCTGGTGGTGAACTCCCGCTTAGTGCCGGGACAGCTCAAGAGCTTCTACAAGGCAATGCTATTCTTCCCGGTGATCACCTCCGCCGTCGTGATCGCGATCATCTTCGCCAGGGTGCTCGACCAGCAGTACGGCCTGCTGAACGCCCTGCTGCGGTGGTTCGGGCTGGGGCCCTACGGGTGGCTGACCGATCCCAAGTTCGTGATGCCCTCGTTCATCATCATGGCGATCTGGACCTACCTCGGGATCAACATGCTCTACTGGATAGCGGGGCTCACGGGCATCAGCCGCGAGCTGTACGAGGCCGCCTACACCGACGGCGCCAACAAGTGGCAGGCGTTCTGGCACATAACCCTGCCGCTGCTCCGGCCGGTGACGCTCTTCGTGGTGATACAGGCGATCGTGGGCTCGTACAACCTGTTCGCGCAGCCGCTGCTGCTCACCAACGGCGGCCCGTCCGATGCTTCCCTCACGATCACGCTGTACCTGTACAACCAGGGCTTCGTCTACTTCAACGTGGGCTATGCCAGCGCGATAGCCTACTCGATGGTGGTCATCCTGCTGATACTCTCTCTCCTGAACATCTACCTGTTCAGGGGCTACTCCACTGAGGCTTAA
- a CDS encoding ABC transporter substrate-binding protein, producing the protein MQEENMQQMTRREFLKKTAAAAAGTAFLGGCAPAYNRGAKPTLNFWAFTETRIAWQRKAWELYKQRKKPDFELNFIVFPYNQMHDKIMIVSQAGSGGPDIADIEISQFSRYIKGDVIFVDMTPKLQEIGALDKFYRPSATDPWSWQGKVYGLGNELNTCLLSYRWDIWEKAGIKTPIETWEEFVEIGKKFHRDTKKYLIDVEFTGWGQWWMLTLQQGGGFFGPDGQPTLNSKEGVNTLSFWQQSLKDGWTTYRPSGPAYNTALFNGDITSLLGPSWNFSGFVQQSLPNTKGKWHLQPFPRWTEGGSRTATWGGTGVCVLRTSPYIEEALDFVIWEHTTTEAVMFDFEERQVWPTWRPAFEDPRLTEPIEFFDNQRVGELIEEVSPEINKWYNSPFWPETTDACVRKGITPALQNLRMSPKQALDNAQQEALDIIEFETA; encoded by the coding sequence ATGCAGGAGGAGAACATGCAGCAGATGACGAGGCGGGAGTTCCTCAAGAAGACGGCCGCCGCGGCAGCGGGCACGGCCTTCCTCGGAGGATGCGCCCCGGCCTACAACAGGGGCGCCAAACCTACGCTGAACTTCTGGGCCTTCACCGAGACGCGCATCGCCTGGCAGCGCAAGGCCTGGGAGCTGTACAAGCAAAGGAAGAAGCCGGATTTCGAGCTCAACTTCATAGTTTTCCCCTACAACCAGATGCACGACAAGATCATGATCGTCTCGCAGGCTGGCTCCGGTGGCCCCGACATAGCCGACATCGAGATCAGTCAGTTCTCCCGATACATCAAGGGCGACGTGATCTTCGTCGACATGACGCCTAAGCTCCAGGAGATAGGAGCCCTTGACAAGTTCTACAGGCCCTCAGCCACGGACCCTTGGAGTTGGCAGGGCAAGGTGTACGGCCTGGGCAACGAGCTCAACACCTGCCTGCTGAGCTATCGGTGGGATATCTGGGAGAAGGCCGGCATCAAGACGCCGATCGAGACCTGGGAGGAGTTCGTGGAGATCGGCAAGAAGTTCCACCGCGACACCAAGAAGTACCTCATCGACGTCGAGTTCACGGGCTGGGGCCAGTGGTGGATGCTCACGCTGCAGCAGGGTGGAGGGTTCTTCGGACCCGACGGCCAGCCTACACTCAACTCCAAGGAGGGGGTGAACACGCTCTCGTTCTGGCAGCAGTCCCTTAAGGACGGGTGGACCACTTACAGACCATCGGGCCCCGCCTACAACACCGCGCTCTTCAACGGCGACATCACCAGCCTGCTAGGACCCTCCTGGAACTTCAGCGGCTTCGTCCAGCAGTCGCTGCCCAACACGAAGGGCAAGTGGCACCTGCAGCCCTTCCCCAGGTGGACTGAGGGTGGGTCCCGCACCGCCACTTGGGGCGGCACTGGGGTGTGCGTCCTGCGCACATCGCCCTACATCGAGGAGGCGTTGGACTTCGTCATCTGGGAGCACACCACCACCGAGGCAGTGATGTTCGACTTCGAGGAACGGCAGGTGTGGCCCACCTGGAGGCCAGCCTTTGAGGACCCCAGGCTCACCGAGCCGATAGAGTTCTTCGACAACCAGCGGGTGGGTGAGCTCATAGAGGAGGTCTCCCCAGAGATCAACAAGTGGTACAACTCGCCTTTCTGGCCGGAGACCACCGACGCGTGCGTCCGCAAGGGCATCACTCCAGCGCTCCAGAACCTGAGGATGTCCCCTAAGCAGGCCCTGGACAACGCCCAGCAGGAGGCCCTCGACATCATCGAGTTCGAGACTGCCTAG